The proteins below come from a single Sinorhizobium fredii genomic window:
- a CDS encoding efflux RND transporter periplasmic adaptor subunit — protein MRAKPLVVALFLGVKLVSAAAPVLAQQNEAAALTVAVAKPAERQWPETIPASGWLKPWHEAVIAAEIDGLRVTDVLVDVGSVVSRGQPLGRLADESVRAELHYQEAALASARADLAKARANAGRARKVEGSGALSDEKINEYLIAEQTAIAGVESAEASLESQKIKLAKTTILAADDGLITSRSAQLGAVVSSGTELFRMIRQQRVEWQPEVSARYLPRIKEGLAATFVGPGDRRVKGTVRLVGPTVSTDTGRALLYVALPQEARPPIGLYVTGQIELDTTAALTVPETALILRDGISYVFTVDADKRASRVRVETGRRNGSEVEILSGLDRSAEVVMAGGAFLSDKAFVRVVGDALVQLEEGEAR, from the coding sequence ATGCGAGCGAAACCCCTTGTTGTTGCCCTTTTCCTCGGTGTGAAGCTCGTTTCGGCCGCGGCGCCTGTGCTCGCGCAACAGAACGAGGCAGCAGCGCTTACCGTCGCCGTAGCAAAGCCTGCAGAACGCCAGTGGCCTGAGACGATACCGGCCAGCGGCTGGCTGAAACCATGGCACGAGGCGGTCATCGCTGCGGAGATCGATGGCCTGCGTGTGACCGATGTCCTTGTCGATGTCGGATCGGTCGTCTCTCGAGGTCAGCCCCTCGGCCGACTTGCCGACGAATCGGTGCGCGCTGAACTGCATTACCAGGAGGCGGCGCTGGCAAGCGCCAGGGCCGACCTCGCCAAGGCGAGGGCGAATGCCGGCCGGGCACGCAAGGTGGAGGGAAGCGGCGCGCTTTCGGATGAGAAGATCAACGAATACCTGATCGCCGAGCAGACGGCGATCGCCGGTGTCGAATCCGCCGAGGCCTCGCTGGAAAGCCAAAAGATCAAGCTTGCCAAGACAACCATCCTGGCCGCGGACGATGGGCTGATCACATCCCGCTCGGCCCAGCTTGGCGCGGTCGTCTCCTCCGGCACGGAACTGTTCCGCATGATCCGCCAACAGCGCGTCGAATGGCAGCCGGAAGTGTCTGCACGCTATTTGCCGCGCATCAAGGAAGGCCTGGCCGCTACGTTCGTCGGTCCCGGTGACCGACGCGTCAAAGGGACAGTTCGGCTCGTCGGCCCGACCGTCAGCACCGATACCGGACGGGCACTCCTCTATGTGGCGCTGCCGCAGGAGGCGCGCCCTCCCATCGGCCTTTACGTCACCGGTCAGATCGAACTTGACACCACGGCGGCGCTAACCGTGCCCGAGACGGCGCTGATCCTGCGTGACGGCATCTCTTACGTCTTCACCGTGGACGCAGATAAGCGCGCTTCCCGCGTTCGTGTGGAAACCGGCCGCCGCAATGGTAGCGAAGTGGAGATCCTCTCGGGCCTCGACCGCTCGGCCGAGGTCGTGATGGCGGGCGGCGCTTTCCTTTCAGACAAGGCCTTCGTCCGCGTGGTCGGTGACGCGCTCGTTCAGCTCGAAGAGGGAGAAGCCCGATGA
- a CDS encoding efflux transporter outer membrane subunit, with protein sequence MKAAHRRIVDIGSIAACLVVSGCTVVADLRKPDVEIANVWHATFPHGGRTSDLVSWWSTFSDPSLTTLVAMAQAKSPGLEAVAAEIESARATLASTQSNLFPGLSGSASLARSGAGGNGASEAAASTMTSGSLDAAWELDLFGKVRQKSEAARLRVDERIADWHGARVSLAAEVADYYVQYRACRQLERTYTAEVASQRETIRATETAAASGFTSSSDLALARASAAASASTLTAQRAECELLIKLLTRLTSGDEPRVRNLLAKGWSDIPTPKTFSVTAVPADALRQRPDINALELEVAASLAEVGAAKADLYPSLSLGGSVTIGSSSLTGTSAPWSFGPALSIPLFNGGSRRAAVASAVAAYDLAVAAYKSGVLDAVAEVEAALVRINSTRRRIGDATVAARNYRAYFNAVDSNWKAGGASLLDRETARRSAQSAELSLIEIRRDSVRYWIALYKALGGGWNTSAAASGTLQKKSKGNQL encoded by the coding sequence ATGAAGGCGGCCCATCGTAGAATCGTCGACATCGGCAGCATTGCGGCCTGCCTAGTCGTCTCAGGCTGCACGGTCGTAGCCGATCTCAGGAAACCCGACGTTGAGATCGCAAATGTCTGGCATGCGACTTTCCCGCATGGCGGCCGGACCAGTGATCTTGTGTCCTGGTGGTCGACCTTCAGCGATCCGTCGCTGACAACGCTCGTCGCAATGGCACAAGCCAAAAGCCCCGGCCTGGAAGCCGTAGCAGCTGAGATCGAGAGCGCCCGTGCCACGCTGGCGTCCACACAATCGAACCTCTTTCCGGGGCTCAGCGGCTCGGCTTCGCTCGCGCGCTCGGGCGCTGGCGGCAACGGTGCCAGCGAAGCTGCGGCCTCCACGATGACGAGCGGCAGCCTCGACGCCGCCTGGGAGCTCGACCTGTTCGGCAAAGTGCGGCAGAAAAGCGAGGCAGCACGGTTGAGGGTTGACGAAAGGATCGCCGATTGGCACGGCGCGCGCGTATCGCTCGCCGCCGAGGTGGCGGACTATTATGTGCAATACCGTGCCTGTCGGCAGCTAGAGCGTACCTATACTGCCGAAGTAGCCTCGCAGCGCGAGACGATCCGGGCAACCGAGACGGCGGCGGCCTCTGGCTTCACGTCGAGCAGCGACCTTGCACTGGCCCGGGCGAGCGCTGCGGCCTCAGCCTCGACACTCACTGCGCAGCGCGCCGAGTGCGAACTTCTTATCAAGTTACTCACCCGCCTTACCAGCGGCGACGAGCCTCGTGTGCGCAATCTTCTGGCGAAAGGCTGGTCGGACATTCCGACGCCGAAGACCTTCAGCGTCACGGCCGTGCCAGCCGATGCCCTGCGGCAACGCCCTGACATCAACGCGCTGGAACTCGAGGTCGCCGCTTCACTCGCCGAGGTCGGAGCGGCAAAAGCAGACCTCTATCCGAGCCTCAGCCTCGGCGGCTCCGTGACGATCGGCAGTTCTTCGCTGACGGGAACTTCGGCGCCCTGGTCCTTCGGCCCGGCCCTTTCAATCCCGCTCTTCAACGGCGGTTCGCGCCGCGCGGCGGTGGCAAGCGCGGTAGCCGCCTACGATCTGGCAGTGGCCGCCTACAAATCAGGCGTGCTGGATGCAGTCGCCGAAGTCGAAGCCGCGCTCGTGCGGATCAACAGCACGCGACGGCGCATCGGCGACGCGACGGTCGCGGCGCGCAACTACCGCGCCTATTTCAACGCCGTGGATTCAAACTGGAAAGCGGGCGGCGCGAGCCTTCTCGACCGTGAGACCGCCCGGCGGTCGGCGCAGTCGGCAGAACTCTCGCTCATCGAGATCCGCCGCGACTCGGTACGCTACTGGATCGCACTCTACAAAGCACTCGGCGGCGGCTGGAATACGAGCGCCGCGGCCTCCGGAACTCTCCAGAAAAAATCAAAAGGAAATCAGCTCTGA
- a CDS encoding response regulator, with protein sequence MTAQHLIAPETVPRILLVEDDDEIAAMVIEMLTENGFEAAAVGSAANMDAILKKQSFDLVVLDGMLPGEDGFSICRRLRASSTIPIVMLTALGDEINRIVGIELGADDYITKPFHPRELMARIKGLLRRASYGAISPPQQTAMQFAGWQIDPILRQLVNPEGVHVSMTTAEFDILLAFCQNPGRVMTREQLLRLTHAGAAGPVERSIDVHISRVRQKIEFNVREPTLIKTVRLGGYVFTPKVEAY encoded by the coding sequence ATGACAGCTCAACATCTCATCGCGCCAGAGACAGTGCCTCGCATTCTTCTTGTCGAGGACGACGACGAGATCGCTGCGATGGTCATCGAAATGTTGACGGAGAATGGTTTCGAAGCTGCTGCGGTTGGCTCAGCCGCTAACATGGATGCAATCCTGAAGAAGCAGTCCTTCGATCTGGTTGTGCTCGATGGCATGCTGCCGGGAGAAGACGGGTTCAGCATATGCCGGCGGCTGCGGGCCTCGTCGACCATTCCGATCGTGATGCTCACAGCACTTGGCGATGAAATTAATCGCATTGTAGGCATCGAGCTTGGAGCTGACGACTACATTACCAAGCCGTTTCATCCGCGGGAATTGATGGCGCGAATAAAAGGGCTGTTGCGGCGCGCCTCATACGGAGCGATCTCCCCCCCGCAGCAGACAGCCATGCAGTTCGCCGGTTGGCAGATCGATCCGATCCTGCGGCAACTCGTGAATCCGGAGGGCGTGCACGTTTCGATGACGACGGCCGAGTTCGATATTCTCCTCGCATTCTGCCAGAATCCCGGTCGCGTCATGACGCGTGAGCAGCTTCTCCGGCTGACCCATGCCGGTGCTGCAGGTCCGGTCGAACGCAGTATAGATGTTCACATCAGCCGAGTTCGCCAGAAAATCGAATTCAATGTTCGGGAGCCGACCCTGATCAAGACGGTCCGGCTCGGCGGCTACGTGTTCACGCCCAAAGTCGAGGCGTACTGA
- a CDS encoding methyltransferase family protein: MTHSATRPERPFRQKVRILLLWALATAFVILNLISRPVRPGYSLLESILEQAGTLLVIVGVIGRIWSILYVGGRKNAELVTQGPYSITRNPLYFFSLMAIFGVGLVFGSIMVAAFFTILAYFIFLYTANREAAYLSRVFGKEFDDYARGTPLFWPDFSGFQWGPERSFSPRALRVTVRDALFIVALVPVSEFFEYLHSQGYLLAAVTLP, from the coding sequence ATGACCCACTCTGCAACACGGCCGGAACGGCCATTCAGACAGAAGGTGAGAATTCTGCTGCTCTGGGCGCTCGCGACGGCCTTCGTGATCCTCAATCTCATCAGTCGCCCCGTTCGCCCAGGCTATAGCCTGCTCGAAAGTATTCTTGAGCAGGCCGGTACCTTGTTAGTCATCGTTGGGGTGATCGGCCGGATCTGGTCGATCCTCTACGTGGGCGGAAGAAAGAACGCCGAGCTCGTGACCCAAGGCCCTTACTCGATCACCCGCAACCCCCTTTACTTCTTTTCTCTGATGGCGATCTTCGGAGTTGGTCTGGTGTTCGGTTCAATTATGGTAGCGGCATTTTTTACCATTCTGGCGTATTTCATTTTCTTGTATACCGCGAACCGAGAGGCGGCATATCTGTCGCGCGTCTTTGGTAAGGAATTCGACGACTACGCCCGTGGCACGCCGCTGTTTTGGCCGGACTTTTCAGGTTTCCAATGGGGCCCGGAACGGAGCTTTTCGCCCAGAGCGCTACGAGTGACCGTGCGCGACGCACTCTTCATTGTGGCGCTCGTGCCGGTTTCCGAGTTCTTCGAGTACCTCCACAGCCAAGGCTATTTGTTGGCCGCGGTCACCTTACCCTAA
- a CDS encoding MipA/OmpV family protein, protein MSLTKSFLIRPRVAIAAGFAVFACPLLQARAADLYESEAAAIPPSGSFDNGRFGGIRQKLSDWDVMVGAGAIYAPKFEGSDEFELVPIPMISATFGDRVTVDPGGVAVDVFKSNGFKFTVKGGYDMGGGRDEDDSPHLKGLGDIDAGAVVGTQISYELGPMELYASVDKTIGGSDGLLGEVGANVSHHHDRFILSAGASATFADDNHMESYFGVTAAQSARSGLRQYDAGAGLKRVDLEASVTYMATENWLIRGQAGVGFLTGDAKDSPIVQDDVQPSAMLVVGYKF, encoded by the coding sequence ATGTCATTGACCAAGTCCTTTTTAATCCGGCCGCGTGTCGCCATAGCTGCGGGTTTCGCGGTGTTTGCTTGCCCCCTGTTGCAGGCACGCGCTGCCGACCTTTACGAGAGCGAGGCGGCCGCCATTCCACCGTCAGGGAGCTTCGACAACGGACGCTTCGGTGGGATACGCCAGAAGCTTTCGGACTGGGACGTTATGGTCGGCGCCGGAGCCATCTATGCGCCAAAATTCGAAGGATCCGACGAGTTTGAACTCGTCCCCATTCCTATGATCTCCGCAACCTTCGGTGATCGCGTCACCGTCGATCCTGGCGGGGTGGCCGTCGACGTGTTCAAGTCCAACGGTTTCAAGTTCACGGTGAAGGGCGGCTACGACATGGGAGGGGGGCGCGATGAAGACGATTCCCCTCACCTTAAGGGCCTCGGTGACATCGACGCCGGCGCTGTCGTTGGAACGCAGATCTCGTATGAACTGGGGCCCATGGAACTTTATGCGTCTGTCGACAAAACGATTGGCGGCAGCGACGGTCTGCTCGGTGAAGTCGGAGCGAATGTCTCCCATCACCATGATCGCTTTATCCTTTCCGCGGGCGCTTCCGCGACATTCGCCGACGACAACCATATGGAGAGCTACTTTGGGGTAACGGCTGCCCAGTCCGCACGGTCAGGCTTGCGGCAATACGATGCAGGCGCGGGTCTCAAGCGCGTCGACCTCGAAGCCTCCGTGACCTACATGGCGACGGAAAACTGGCTGATCCGAGGCCAAGCAGGTGTCGGCTTCCTGACCGGCGACGCGAAGGACAGCCCGATCGTTCAGGACGATGTGCAGCCGTCAGCGATGTTGGTCGTCGGTTACAAGTTCTAG
- a CDS encoding patatin-like phospholipase family protein produces the protein MNYEGLLLRSPSRANRLRSGSGIHGGWWTAGGRFDVSSELQVEATDMPRLLAILLLAFLAGCMAPGRIPYGPKAASAASVEGFGDIRIYADSRGSLPQGRAWLPILRHKEINYLVLSGGGAGGAFSVGALKAWSDKGQRPEFDMVSGVSTGALIAPYAFLGPAYDKALVDLYTSGVAQELVDVRFLPRGLLGASLLNQEPLRKMVERYLTHDTLARIAVEHRKGRRLLVLTSNLDSQRAVIWNMGAIADSNRPDALQLFRDIIIASASIPGLYPAVLIKAQAGGRMFEEMHSDGGAASQILTIPEGWIANAEEDEWPKGPKFNMYILVNNALMPEFAMTTNNTLIVMARASSLLIKAQTRSALLATYAYAQKTGIRFRMASIDAQVSYDMTDPFNTNYMRSVYNLGYARMASDSLWKDRPSFTDTPAATQMAQWR, from the coding sequence GTGAACTATGAAGGTTTGCTACTGCGGTCACCAAGTCGGGCGAACAGGCTTCGAAGCGGAAGCGGCATTCACGGCGGCTGGTGGACGGCTGGCGGACGCTTTGATGTCTCGTCGGAATTGCAGGTAGAGGCTACAGATATGCCTCGACTGCTGGCTATCCTCCTGTTGGCGTTTCTTGCTGGTTGTATGGCGCCGGGCCGTATTCCTTACGGGCCAAAAGCCGCATCGGCAGCCAGTGTCGAGGGGTTTGGCGATATCCGCATTTACGCGGATTCGCGTGGAAGTTTGCCCCAGGGACGTGCTTGGCTTCCTATCCTGAGACACAAGGAAATCAACTACCTCGTATTGTCGGGCGGAGGGGCCGGGGGCGCGTTCAGTGTCGGAGCGCTGAAGGCCTGGTCGGACAAGGGACAACGGCCCGAATTCGACATGGTCAGCGGCGTCAGCACGGGTGCGTTGATTGCACCTTATGCCTTTCTCGGGCCGGCCTACGACAAGGCGCTGGTCGATCTTTATACAAGCGGCGTCGCCCAGGAGTTGGTCGACGTGAGATTTCTGCCCAGGGGGCTGCTGGGCGCAAGTCTCCTCAACCAGGAACCGCTTCGGAAAATGGTCGAACGGTATCTGACGCACGACACACTGGCGAGAATCGCCGTGGAGCATCGCAAAGGACGGCGCTTGCTCGTTTTGACCTCGAACCTCGATTCCCAAAGAGCGGTGATCTGGAACATGGGTGCCATCGCCGACAGCAACCGGCCCGACGCGTTGCAACTCTTCCGGGACATCATCATCGCATCGGCCAGCATCCCGGGCCTCTATCCCGCTGTGCTCATCAAGGCCCAAGCCGGTGGGCGAATGTTTGAGGAGATGCACTCCGACGGAGGCGCAGCCTCCCAGATCCTGACCATCCCGGAGGGGTGGATTGCCAATGCAGAAGAGGACGAATGGCCCAAAGGGCCTAAGTTCAACATGTACATTCTCGTCAACAACGCCCTCATGCCGGAATTCGCCATGACCACAAACAATACGTTGATCGTCATGGCGAGGGCGAGTTCACTCCTCATCAAGGCACAGACACGCAGCGCGCTGCTGGCTACCTACGCCTATGCCCAAAAGACCGGCATTCGGTTTCGGATGGCTTCGATCGATGCGCAGGTTTCCTACGACATGACCGACCCATTCAATACGAATTACATGCGCTCGGTCTACAACTTGGGGTACGCAAGAATGGCAAGCGACAGCCTGTGGAAAGACAGGCCCTCGTTCACCGACACGCCGGCAGCCACACAGATGGCGCAGTGGCGATAG
- a CDS encoding FAD-dependent oxidoreductase produces MNALDTEVLIVGAGPTGLTLALWLARLGVDIRVIDKSAGPGETSRALAVQARTLEFHRQIGVVDDVLEAGIRLEQLTARTPRKVSAIIPLSRFGEGVSRYSYAFALPQDIHERVLMAHLEEAGVHIERQTEFVAFEEKNDGVTVTTIREGVERTFKTRYICGCDGARSTVRHALGIGFPGGTYDQSFYVADVDGEGEVTRNGMDVCLGSYGFALVMPVRQTGSIRLIGVVPEAHQRDPVITFEAIRPEIECHTGIAIKALNWFSTYRVHHRVAERFRVGRAFLLGDAGHIHSPAGGQGMNTGIGDAVNLAWKLAAVLQGRAAASLLDTYETERLAFARVLIKSTDQAFKLVSGRSWLLGLWRRYAMAKVISAITRTKIGSRAFFALISQTGITYRNSALSSGRSGAVQGGDRLPWVPFGQGDNHACLTTLDWQVHVYGEVEPAFGAAISLAGIPLHRFDWSTAACRVGIVRNTAYLVRPDGHIAIVAKQDATAFERFIETYAIKPRHVEPSTIERLCSLAAI; encoded by the coding sequence ATGAACGCTCTCGATACTGAAGTCCTGATCGTCGGCGCCGGCCCGACGGGCCTGACCCTTGCCCTCTGGCTCGCTCGCCTGGGCGTCGACATCCGCGTCATCGACAAGTCGGCCGGGCCCGGCGAAACGTCGCGCGCCCTTGCCGTGCAGGCTCGGACGCTCGAATTCCACCGGCAGATCGGCGTCGTCGATGACGTGCTTGAGGCCGGCATCCGCCTCGAGCAATTGACCGCCCGCACGCCGCGGAAAGTAAGCGCCATCATCCCCTTGAGCAGGTTCGGCGAAGGCGTCAGCCGCTATTCCTATGCCTTCGCGCTGCCGCAGGACATCCATGAGCGCGTGCTTATGGCTCACCTCGAGGAGGCCGGTGTCCACATCGAACGGCAGACCGAATTTGTGGCGTTCGAGGAAAAGAATGACGGCGTGACCGTCACGACTATTCGCGAGGGCGTCGAGAGGACCTTCAAGACCCGCTACATCTGCGGCTGCGACGGCGCGCGCAGCACCGTTCGCCATGCCCTCGGAATCGGCTTTCCCGGCGGCACCTACGACCAGTCCTTCTATGTCGCCGATGTCGACGGCGAAGGGGAAGTGACGCGGAACGGCATGGACGTCTGCCTTGGCAGCTACGGCTTCGCCCTGGTCATGCCGGTGCGGCAGACTGGCAGCATCAGGTTGATCGGCGTGGTTCCGGAGGCGCATCAAAGAGACCCTGTCATCACCTTTGAAGCCATTCGTCCGGAAATCGAGTGCCACACCGGCATTGCAATCAAGGCGCTCAACTGGTTCTCGACCTATCGCGTGCACCATCGCGTCGCGGAGCGGTTCCGCGTCGGCCGTGCCTTTCTGCTCGGAGATGCTGGACATATCCATAGCCCTGCCGGCGGCCAAGGGATGAACACCGGCATTGGCGACGCCGTCAACCTCGCATGGAAACTCGCAGCCGTGCTGCAAGGTCGCGCCGCCGCTTCACTGCTCGACACCTACGAGACCGAGCGCCTCGCCTTCGCCCGCGTGCTGATCAAGAGCACAGACCAGGCCTTCAAGCTCGTATCGGGTCGCTCCTGGCTCCTCGGGCTGTGGCGGCGCTACGCAATGGCAAAGGTGATCTCGGCGATCACCCGCACGAAGATCGGCTCCCGCGCCTTCTTCGCGCTCATCTCTCAGACCGGCATCACCTATCGAAACAGCGCCCTCAGCTCCGGCCGCTCCGGTGCTGTCCAGGGCGGCGACCGGCTGCCATGGGTGCCATTTGGACAAGGCGATAACCATGCATGTCTCACCACCCTCGACTGGCAGGTCCATGTCTATGGTGAGGTCGAGCCGGCGTTCGGCGCAGCGATTTCGCTCGCCGGCATCCCGCTTCACCGTTTCGACTGGAGCACCGCGGCATGCCGGGTCGGAATAGTCAGGAACACGGCCTATCTCGTGCGGCCGGACGGCCATATCGCGATCGTCGCGAAGCAGGACGCAACTGCCTTCGAGCGCTTCATCGAGACCTATGCAATCAAACCGAGGCACGTCGAACCGTCGACGATCGAGCGCTTGTGCTCGCTCGCTGCGATCTAG
- a CDS encoding efflux RND transporter periplasmic adaptor subunit, protein MPNSRIKSRRSLVLSTLALCLASAGFVGWSNANSSDGNVVTTGNSDGREVRIVRTLTVEPRAMPVRNSAVGEIRPQRESDFAFRLSGKLVSRTVEVGAKVRKGDVLARLDDQEYRNRLRSAKADQQAAEAAVFEARASEVRIRRLLEHGYTTRANHDAALKNLRSTVAKLEAMTAAFDMAKDQLAYTELRADFDGIITAVGAEEGQVVNVGQMVARIANPANKDAVFSIAEAMFAAHPAERAGARITISLLSDPSVAVLGFVREVAPMADAATRTYQVKVALQNAPEAMRFGASVAGRVERPGDPVVTIPGSALFDLRGEPAVWVVGADDTVALKPIVVAHYEPDRVVVSDGLTKGDIVVTAGVSRLRDRQKVRIEGDGK, encoded by the coding sequence ATGCCGAATAGCCGCATCAAAAGCCGCCGTTCATTGGTCCTCTCTACCCTTGCGCTTTGCCTTGCCTCGGCCGGTTTCGTTGGTTGGTCTAACGCAAACAGCAGCGACGGCAACGTCGTCACGACGGGCAATTCGGACGGGCGCGAGGTCCGGATCGTCAGGACGCTGACGGTAGAGCCCAGGGCGATGCCCGTCCGCAACAGCGCCGTCGGGGAAATCCGTCCGCAGCGCGAGAGCGATTTTGCTTTCCGGCTCTCCGGCAAGCTCGTGTCGCGAACTGTCGAAGTCGGGGCGAAAGTCAGGAAAGGCGATGTGCTCGCACGGCTCGATGATCAGGAATATCGCAATCGCCTGAGAAGCGCCAAAGCCGATCAGCAGGCGGCCGAGGCCGCCGTCTTCGAGGCGCGGGCGAGCGAGGTTCGCATCAGAAGATTGCTGGAGCACGGATATACGACGCGCGCCAATCACGATGCTGCCTTAAAGAACTTGCGTTCGACCGTCGCCAAGCTCGAGGCGATGACTGCCGCCTTCGACATGGCCAAGGATCAGCTCGCCTATACCGAACTCCGGGCCGATTTCGACGGCATCATCACCGCCGTGGGCGCTGAGGAAGGCCAGGTCGTCAATGTCGGGCAGATGGTCGCGCGTATTGCCAATCCGGCCAACAAGGACGCCGTTTTCTCGATCGCCGAGGCGATGTTCGCGGCCCACCCGGCCGAGAGGGCAGGCGCTCGGATCACAATCTCGCTCCTCAGTGATCCTTCCGTTGCCGTCCTCGGTTTCGTGCGCGAGGTCGCGCCGATGGCGGATGCGGCGACGCGCACCTATCAGGTCAAAGTGGCGCTGCAAAATGCGCCCGAGGCAATGCGCTTCGGCGCCAGCGTGGCCGGCCGGGTGGAGCGGCCCGGCGATCCGGTTGTCACCATTCCCGGAAGTGCCCTGTTCGATCTGCGTGGCGAGCCCGCGGTTTGGGTTGTGGGCGCAGACGACACGGTCGCGCTGAAGCCGATAGTCGTTGCCCATTACGAGCCCGACCGTGTCGTTGTGAGCGACGGTCTGACCAAGGGAGACATTGTCGTTACGGCCGGCGTTAGCCGGCTGCGTGACCGGCAGAAAGTCCGCATCGAAGGAGACGGCAAATGA